Proteins encoded together in one Styela clava chromosome 12, kaStyClav1.hap1.2, whole genome shotgun sequence window:
- the LOC120329697 gene encoding LIM/homeobox protein Lhx1-like, with protein sequence MNNSDSSSVPSPCHACGCHILDRFIFRVDGFLWHAKCVRCHDCDELLDEKCYSKNDLLYCRKDYFRRFGPECRGCNDKLMADQIVRRVHDLIFHETCLRCNICSRKIMTGDRVYKTYDSNILCEKDYQLQNLGTQSKQNDHESSFSSEVSDLNNSSNSSQFFENTPGVAPENGIPGLDFEQPEDKVNNANESNLLQNENKNGPPCNEENFIKSSVQTPERGAQNNMAADEPSRETTTAVDFYEEGGETDETSASFDHGDESSCRIEHGDIVNSQSAGTGKKRGPRTTIKAKQLDMLKSAFIATPKPTRHIREQLAKDTGLSMRVIQVWFQNRRSKERRMKQVSMYSSRRHLYSRLPQRHLQSGYMQAPNINIMEPGINSPNLYRYNDQNAVQGNTHQQLQAPFYGTNGRQNEGNVASSDSVYSGQNSARPPSDIVLMSSFSDGASSDCFSERSYLEELSFPENQQNLEDNVLSNPDYYQQANHMQYLQNHNDIYSARP encoded by the exons ATGAATAACTCGGATTCTTCTTCTGTACCGTCCCCATGTCACGCTTGTGGTTGCCACATCTTAGATAGATTCATATTCCGGGTGGATGGATTTTTGTGGCATGCTAAATGTGTCCGATGTCACGATTGTGATGAACTGCTTGACGAGAAATGTTATTCGAAAAACGACTTATTATATTGCAGAAAagattattttag ACGTTTTGGACCTGAGTGCCGTGGTTGTAATGATAAATTAATGGCGGATCAAATCGTAAGAAGAGTACACGATCTTATATTTCACGAAACTTGTCTTCGGTGCAATATCTGTTCGAGAAAAATTATGACGGGAGATAGAGTTTACAAAACGTacgattcaaatattttatgcgAGAAAGATTATCAACTGCAAAATTTAG GTACACAATCAAAGCAGAACGATCACGAATCATCTTTCTCGTCAGAAGTGTCTGATTTAAATAATTCGTCTAACTCATCTcagttttttgaaaatacaccTGGAGTTGCACCTGAAAACGGCATTCCCGGGCTTGATTTCGAACAACCTGAAGATAAAGTGAACAACGCAAATGAATCAAATCTTTTACAAAATGAGAACAAAAACGGACCACCGTGCAACGAAGAAAATTTTATAAAGTCATCAG TCCAGACTCCGGAAAGAGGTGCACAAAACAATATGGCGGCTGACGAGCCATCACGAGAAACCACAACCGCCGTTGATTTTTACGAGGAAGGAGGAGAGACTGATGAAACCTCCGCTTCTTTTGACCACGGCGACGAATCGTCCTGTCGCATCGAGCACGGGGATATCGTTAACTCCCAGTCGGCTGGCACTGGAAAAAAGAGGGGACCGCGAACGACTATAAAAGCAAAACAGTTAGACATGTTGAAATCTGCTTTTATAGCGACACCAAAGCCGACGAGACATATACGGGAACAGTTGGCGAAAGACACGGGATTGTCCATGCGGGTTATACAG GTGTGGTTTCAAAATCGTCGAAGTAAAGAACGGCGAATGAAACAAGTGAGCATGTATAGTTCAAGAAGGCATTTGTACAGTCGACTTCCACAAAGACATTTACAGAGTGGATACATGCAAGCACCCAACATAAACATAATGGAGCCCG GGATAAATTCACCCAATCTTTACCGCTATAATGATCAGAATGCCGTTCAAGGAAACACTCACCAGCAGCTACAAGCGCCATTTTATGGCACGAACGGACGCCAAAACGAAGGAAATGTGGCATCATCCGACTCTGTCTACTCCGGTCAAAATAGTGCGCGTCCTCCCAGCGACATAGTCCTGATGTCGTCATTTTCTGATGGAGCGTCGTCAGATTGCTTCAGTGAGAGGTCTTATCTGGAAGAATTATCTTTTCCAGAGAATCAGCAAAATTTGGAAGATAATGTTCTATCAAATCCAGACTATTATCAGCAGGCCAATCATATGCAGTATTTACAGAATCACAATGACATATACTCAGCGCGTCCATAA
- the LOC120330267 gene encoding vitellogenin receptor-like gives MGACVCDEGYKYISEKCQKVKHNYSKDHNMATYKCQRTICGKQHEHCNEMDGTCICDDGYKNVTGQCVLAQQMLNEDETMKDVQNSFPIESILFTLSDEKNENARVRYLSANSSMTQVINGDLAMETLMDMLDGKDADYWGMVASYETGKIYFNDYKQACLHEYDAHSNKIEAIANDLTGGLENLEYDRITNVLYWTDSIDKTIIAMEGTYQHFTKIYQSDSVAPYGLALHTTKRMLFFSVYKLEKGFISDSALVKCDLDGGNQESILQFPYVIRPRSLAIDYATDNIYWTDVSMHGDSLVMMSKLDGTQSKSIFSRETGYFWGIAISQENIYVTNTLNVTTDKYETYVIRKDGRSHSTITTNTKPRHVSVYASNEVSTVPVKNECEFNKCDHICLSSSTGEHRCMCSSGFQLKFGSICETSPLLNDYLLVADIGQKGLFQIPFDDKEENLGNMTAIDVHTTEKIYAVAVDPSNGEMAWYDLEKEEIFWGHRILSFGEAVSSIVIHPCEEKIYWASITGIYSWDGKRSFAIKTLYTSSVFTNMEIREIEIDFLRSRIYWTEYDALFQKGRIMQSNLDGKNRKRVLDTKIVKGMTIDYETDTLYVMSMVDGTMYSIQLDQANKLPLNQNTYSVTKITPFLKEGTFLIFDVSVVNGWVYLADSEASHIHRFDLKKGPSSMESHGPSELFFVPTMTFYSKDYFKNYIKDKCPTDESSTSPPTSDNVEVETDDDDCEEILLNGSFSDYLDCMFGLLEAIM, from the exons ATGGGGGCGTGCGTTTGTGATGAGGGGTACAAATACATTTCTGAGAAATGTCAGAAAGTAAAGCACAATTATTCAAAAGATCATAATATGGCAACATACAAATGCCAACGCACAATTTGTGGAAAACAACATGAACATTGTAATGAGATGGATGGTACATGCATATGTGATGATGGATATAAAAATGTTACAGGACAGTGTGTACTGGCACAGCAGATGTTGAATGAAGATGAGACTATGAAGGATGTCCAAA attcatTTCCAATTGAATCTATTTTGTTCACACTGTCcgacgaaaaaaatgaaaatgctcGCGTCCGCTACTTATCG GCCAATTCATCAATGACACAAGTCATCAACGGCGATCTGGCGATGGAAACTTTAATGGACATGCTTGATGGAAAAGATGCTGATTATTGGGGAATGGTTGCAAGTTATGAAACcgggaaaatatattttaacgaTTACAA GCAAGCTTGCCTCCATGAGTATGATGCACATAGCAATAAAATTGAGGCCATCGCAAATGATTTAACCGGTGGATTGGAGAACTTGGAGTATGATCGAATAACAAACGTACTATATTGGACTGATTCAATAGATAAAACGATCATAGCAATGGAGGGCACATATCAACATTTTACGAAAATATATCAATCTGATTCAGTAGCGCCATATGGACTGGCATTACATACTACAAAGAG GATGCTATTTTTCTCTGTGTACAAATTGGAAAAAGGATTTATCTCAGATTCAGCTTTGGTCAAGTGTGATCTAGATGGCGGAAACCAAGAAAGTATATTGCAATTTCCATATGTGATCAgaccacgaagtctcgcaattGACTATGCCACAGACAA TATTTATTGGACCGACGTGTCAATGCACGGAGATTCTCTGGTAATGATGAGCAAATTAGACGGAACTCAATCGAAGAGCATATTTTCAAGGGAAACAGGTTATTTCTGGGGAATAGCTATCTCACAG GAAAATATTTACGTCACCAATACGCTGAACGTCACAACAGACAAATACGAAACATACGTCATACGTAAAGACGGAAGATCTCATTCCACCATCACGACCAATACTAAACCACGACACGTGTCGGTTTATGCTTCAAACGAAGTATCCACGGTGCCAG TGAAAAATGAATGCGAGTTTAACAAGTGTGATCACATATGTCTTTCGTCGTCGACCGGTGAACATAGATGCATGTGCTCTTCTGGCTTTCAGTTAAAGTTCGGTTCAATATGTGAAACAA GTCCTCTCCTGAACGATTATTTACTCGTTGCCGATATCGGACAAAAGGGTTTGTTTCAAATACCATTCGACGACAAAGAAGAAAATCTAGGAAACATGACTGCAATAGATG TTCACACAACGGAGAAAATATACGCGGTTGCCGTGGATCCAAGCAACGGTGAGATGGCATGGTACGACTTAGAAAAAGAAGAAATTTTCTGGGGACATAGAATATTGTCATTTGGAGAAGCCG tttcaagTATAGTTATACATCCTTGTGAAGAAAAGATATATTGGGCTTCAATTACGGGAATATACTCATGGGATGGAAAACGATCATTTGCAATTAAAACTTTATATACATCTTCAGTTTTCACAAACATGGAAATTCGAGAAATTGAGATCGACTTTTTACGAAG TCGGATTTACTGGACAGAATACGATGCTCTATTTCAGAAAGGACGTATTATGCAAAGTAATTTAGATGGAAAGAACAGAAAACGGGTGCTTGACACCAAAATTGTTAAAGGAATGACAATTGACTATGAAA CTGATACCCTTTACGTTATGTCAATGGTTGATGGCACTATGTATTCAATACAACTGGATCAAGCAAATAAACTACCACTGAATCAAAATACATACAGCGTCACTAAAATCACACCATTTTTAAAAGAGGGAACTTTCCTAATATTCGA CGTTTCTGTTGTCAACGGCTGGGTGTACCTCGCCGACTCTGAAGCTTCACACATACACCGCTTTGATCTCAAAAAAGGTCCCTCATCAATGGAATCGCATGGTCCATCAGAATTGTTCTTCGTCCCAACAATGACTTTTTACAGCAAGGACTATTTTAAAAACTATATAA aagACAAATGCCCAACTGACGAGTCGTCAACGAGTCCACCAACTTCCGACAACGTAGAAGTTGAGACAGATGACGACGACTGCGAAGAAATATTATTAAACGGAAGTTTTAGTGACTATCTCGATTGTATGTTTGGACTTCTTGAAGCAATTATGTAA
- the LOC120330352 gene encoding BRISC and BRCA1-A complex member 1-like, producing the protein MASDDMNQRFPREPTESEDPILTSSNGSPTFIRKNLNREANNKVNESTSSNPQPEYPNENNLPDLLSKVELDEKNVFPPRDFISEKPGSSVDYPTNFNNKHRKSVPIEHTDLVLFSPTETGSHDDTNIQYTPTQSYPSPSEYTAVATPQPRLRRKSSSLEVKTVTLPKVNCPEKIFICVDHSEEMFQNKFQTQSVNQTSVYKTLTSAIKQFVCTKSFLNKKHQFSLVMLNEDTQLITDFSSDYEALLYMLNDIGESLVQDKTMSQQNNETLFDLSNMFNVIKQHAGLPRMNMKQAAKVPPPYVIRVVFIYGRSNSRPKFLDGSKNFTLLNNSPFFFIDCVYIHQKSTDSNNIESIFSDICALDKRGTSHVYEVCTDSNMACLYNVFAKLLAHPLQRPKQMEDSINYNLEAE; encoded by the coding sequence ATGGCAAGTGATGATATGAACCAGCGATTCCCTCGTGAACCAACGGAATCTGAAGATCCTATATTAACGAGCAGTAATGGATCGCCAACATTTATTCGAAAGAATTTGAACAGAGAAGCAAATAACAAAGTGAATGAATCTACATCCTCAAATCCTCAACCTGAATATCCAAATGAGAACAATTTACCAGATTTATTAAGTAAAGTCGAATTAGATGAAAAAAATGTGTTTCCACCAAGAGATTTCATCAGTGAAAAACCGGGATCTTCTGTTGATTATCCTACTAATTTCAACAATAAACATCGAAAAAGCGTTCCCATTGAACATACTGATTTAGTATTATTTTCTCCTACGGAAACGGGATCGCATGATGATACTAACATTCAGTATACTCCAACACAATCGTATCCCTCTCCATCTGAATATACCGCAGTTGCAACACCCCAACCGAGACTAAGGAGAAAGTCATCCTCATTAGAAGTGAAAACAGTAACATTACCGAAAGTAAACTGTCcagaaaaaattttcatttgcgTCGATCACTCTGAAgaaatgtttcaaaataaatttcaaaccCAATCAGTGAATCAAACTTCAGTTTATAAAACATTGACGAGCgcaataaaacaatttgtttgCACAAAATCATTTCTTAATAAAAAGCATCAGTTTTCTTTAGTAATGCTTAACGAAGACACCCAGCTTATAACAGATTTTAGTTCCGATTATGAGGCTCTTTTATATATGTTAAATGATATTGGTGAATCATTGGTACAGGATAAAACAATGAGTCAGCAGAATAATGAAACTCTTTTTGATCTTTCCAACATGTTCAATGTGATTAAGCAACACGCTGGTCTGCCTAGAATGAATATGAAACAAGCTGCAAAGGTACCTCCCCCATATGTGATTCGTGTTGTCTTTATATATGGGCGCTCAAACTCACGTCCAAAATTTTTAGATGGATCGAAAAATTTTACTCTTCTCAACAATAGTCCATTCTTTTTTATAGATTGTGTCTATATTCACCAAAAGAGTACTGATAGTAATAACATTGAATctatattttctgatatttgtgCCCTCGATAAACGTGGTACTTCTCATGTTTATGAAGTGTGTACAGACAGTAATATGGCATGTTTGTATAACGTTTTTGCAAAATTATTAGCACATCCTCTTCAAAGACCTAAACAGATGGAAGATTCTATCAATTATAATTTAGAAGCTGAATAG